The region agcctggggctCTCTGCATCTTCCCTGTTCCCCGAACACAGCTTCATCTGCTCTCAGGAGatttcccccagagcaggctgtgctgctccaccCCTTGCCAGCCACCcaggctcagcacaccccacaCACCTCCATCCTGTGTGAAGGTCAGCACCACCTGGTGAGAGTCCTCCAGGAACTCCCTGCTCTCCACCTCACTGCCCCCATTCTTTGTCTTGCTGAAGAAGAGCTCCAGCTTGTCCAGCAGTGCCTCCTTGGAGATGTCCAGGCTGGGCAAGTCAGACACAAggatgctcctgctgctctgagacAGCCTGATCTGTGGGTGGCACCAGCCAgtcagtgccagggcagggctggccccaGAGCTCGGGGGAGCAGGCTGGTAGCAGTGACCTGGTCGAGGCAGGCTAAGACAGGGGAAGCAGCGTGCCCAGGACACCCCCATGGCATGGGGACCCAGGGGCCTTACCTCCAGGGCAGATGGCAGCAGGATGTCCATTGGCACTGCCTGCACTCGCACTCTGCACTGGTcgagctcctccagctccccacagctcagctccaccGTGTGCTCCCTCATCTCTATGATCCTctgggccactgcaggcagggagagccccagcacaggggagtGACTGCCCGCTCCCAGAGCTTTCCAGGACAGGACACGGCACAGCAAAGGTgttggggagggggcacagccccacacaagGTGTTGGGgaggtgggcacagccccacacaaggcagggagaggggcacTGCCAAActctggcacagggcaggccccAAAATGATCGAGGACACCTGGCCAGAGCAGTGCTCTTCTCACACTTACCCTCTGCCTCCTCAAAGGTGATGAGAGCTGAGCCCCCCGGCAGAGGGCAGTGGATCAGTGGGGTGAGCATCAGCTTGTTCATGTCCTCCTTGTTTGCTGTGAGTCccttaaagatcattttcttttctggcaAGGCAGACAGTATCTAGGTACAAGTACAGACAGCACCTGGAGGAGACTGGACCCTGCACAGGGCATGTCCCTGCCGATCCACTGACTAGAAATAAACTCATAGCTCAAACAAACAGCTGGAGAACCTCAGCAGAGTCTCTCCCAgtgtctggctgtgcctggaaTCCCAAAGCCATGACCAGAGCTCCTGGCCCTGGCAGAGGAGCTGTTCCAGTCATCGCACAGTGTCCAGCTGCATTcacctgcagcttctccagccaGACTTGTGCCCTTGCCAGCAGACCCAAGTGCCCACACACACTCTGTTACCATCACAGGATCGTTCCAGAGCACCTTCTTCTTCAATTCTTCcagtttatttttcagaacCTCCTTCTCCTGCCTCAGTTTGTTGTTCTCCTCCTTTATTGCAGAAatctggaaggaaaggaagagtGGGAAGTAGGGAACACCAGGACACGAGGGGCTGCAGTACACTTCTGTTCTGAGCACAACAACTGTGTTCTTGggcacacagctccagcccattCTCCTGCTCTTGACTGCCTGCAGATCTGTCCTGGTTCCTCTCCTTTGAGGACAGCTCTCCCCTCACTGCAGCACTGCCTCACTTCTTGGCACAGGCCTTGTGTTTCCCATAAAACCTCCACTGGATCCCAAGAAAGTGATCTCAGAGCAGTGACCTGCATCATGCAGCCTCTGCCACCCTTCCAAACCAAAGACACATCCACTGTACACTGACCTGGTGGGCTTTTTCTTCATCTCCGTTTAAAGGCAGTTGTTGCTCTAAAATTTTATgaatttctccttctttcttcagCTCTTGTGTCCTTTGCTGTGCAGCTTCCTTGGCCATTTGTAGCTTTGTACAGTCTTTCTCCAGCACACTGTAAAGCTCCTGTGAGAAGCACCATCAGACAGCAAGACCCTGACGACATTGAGCCACCCCCACCAGCCACCCAGCCCCggcacaggctgtgcccgcGGGAATGAGCCTGGGCCCTAGAACAGGCTCTCCTCTCCATGGGAttgttcctctctgctgcctccGGCTCGTAGTCCTAGAGAAGACACCCGGGCTCCCGGCCAGGGCGGAGCGCGGACAGCCGGGACGCGGCCGGCCAGCCCCTGTCGGGAGCAGCCGGACCCACCTTGCACCGCTCGATCTCCTGCCGGAGCTGCTCGGGGCTCTTCAGGCTGTCGTCCCGCAGCCGGACGAACGATTCCTAAAGACAGAAGAGGTCTCAGCCGCGCtgcgccgccccccgcccgccggtGCCCGTGGCTCGGCTCTTCCTCACCTCCTCCGAATCCATCCCCGCGGCGCTGGCGGCAGCACGGCCCGGAGCCCCGGTCCCGCGGGGAGCCCTGCCCGAGCCGGGACCGCTCTCCCTGCTCCGGCCGTGCTACCGAGAAGCCCCCGTCCGCTCTCGCCTTTCGCTTTCGTTTTCGCAAACTCGCCCCGCCCCAGCCCCTCCGAGGGCGGCGGAAAGCCGGGCCCGCCCAGCCCCGTCCGGTACCTCATGATTCCATCCCTGCCCCGCCTTCCCTGAGCACCCACCTGGCCTGTCAGGAATGCTCCAGCTACTAAATATAGGAATAAACTCTTCCGAACGAACCAGATACTAAATACAAACTCTTCCTGCCTCAGTCTTGCATTTACAAccacacccagccccagctccccgcCTGGCCAGCACCGCCCCGTTTGGGAAGCTGAAATCCAGCACCCACAGGCCAGTCAGCACTCAGCCTTAACCCGGAATCACCCATTTGCCTTCCCTATctcaccattttttttttcagagggaTCACCCCAGTTTTGGGAATAAGAGATTTCCCCTGTGGCAAGAGCcaagcaccctgcagctgcagaagggAAGCGCAGCCCGGGCCACACCTGGAGCAGTGCCAGAGGTGACACCTGCACAAGGCTCCACACACGTACTGATGCTCACCTGGACTGCAATggctccctccccagctcttaGAGACACAGAGCAAGCACGACCACACCACAAAGGCCACTGCTTGTTTGTTAAATAACAAAAAAGACATGgcttttaataaacatttattGATGCAACCTCGTTACACCCTTAGAATCGCAGCTTCTGGAAGAACCACTTATTCTTGCCAGTTTTGTACCTGAAAGAGAACACACAGGTTAAAGGAGGTGTATCAGCAGGTAACAGCAGCAAACCTGTAGCTGAGCTGTCCCAGACAGACAGAATGTAGCACCTAATTCACACAGAGGTAATTCACCTGGTCTCTATGGCCTGAGCTACAACTAAACCCACTTTAAATATTGAAATTGCAAGGGAACCAAGTGCCAGGTTTCAAATTTCTCATGAAAGACACCAGCACTGTGGCAGTTTCCACCCCAACGGGTACAAGCACAGGACACAGCCATCCTGCTGGACACCTCGTGTGGCAGGGAGAAATACCCTTGGAGAACAGCTCAGGGGCTGCCTGAGACACTGTGTCCCACTGAGGCCACACAGCTCCTTCCTCTGAAGGAGCTTCTGAACACAAAACCATAAATGAAGAGCAGAAACCCAAGCACTCCCACACAAAGCatcagcactgccctggcccacccagccCAGTGACAAGAGAGAGGATGAACGGGCAGCATCTTGTCAGATCATCCTGTGGCACCCGGAAGGTGCTGGCATGATggtgcacagacacacacacaggtgaAAGGAACACACTCAACAAACATGCATGCAAAGAAGCTGGGCTGGAACTGCCAGCTTGGAAACACACAGACTGCAGCACACTGACACCGACCCCTCACACCAGTAACAGCACAAACACCACTGAAGAGATGAATTCCCAACTCACCTCTCCTCAAATTTCACCTTGGCTTCACGTCTTGCTTTGCGTTTCAGAGCGGGATCCCTGAACACGTCCTTATTGACCACTGTCTTGTCCAGGGGAATATCCACAGAATACCTGGGAGGGAGCAGAACAGTTCAAAAGGGGCATGGTACCTGGCACAGGGCTGAAAACCAAGCGCAGCCAGGATCAGTCAACACTCATTCTAGTGTCCAGGCAAGGAGTTACAGCTTGTAAAGTTTCCTCAGCTCAGGAATCACCAAACCACCAAAGCAGTCTCAGTTCAGCCCATAAAGGGAACAGCCATACCCCTTCTGAGGGATATGCAGCTCTGTTCCATGTGgtgcctgggagctgctctgagaGCTCTGAGCACAGTAAGAAACggctctgccagctccaggcCCTCGCAGCTATCAAACTGCTCACCTCCTGAGCAAAAGGAAGATCAGTGTGGCTGAAATAAGAGCCAGCTGCCTCATCCCAAAAGCCCATTAATATTTCCACTCAGCCTGACACCAACTCCATTTTTGCAGAGCCTGAGCCTCACATTCACTCAGCCACAGCATTAACAACTTGGTAACTCTCGGTGTTCAGCAGAGAACACAAGAGCCACGAAAGCAGCCAGCCAGCAACACTCACCGGGTGGGCATCAGGTGGTTGTAGTTGTAAACCTTCACGAAGGACTTGATCTTGGACCTTTTAGCGATCTttttcttgcccatggcagcaGTCACCTTACGCGGGTAGCGGTCGATGCCGGCCACCAAGGCGTGGCTGTACGGCCGGTCCGAGGTGCCATCGTCGATGTTCTGAAACAAACACCGCGGCGGCGGCGATGGCACCGAGGAGCCGCGGCCGTGCCGGCTCCCGCTCGCCCCGGCAGGACCGCGCGGACCCGCGctcgccccggccccgccggcccggccccgcgctcaCCTTCACGATGACGGCCTTGCGCCCCGAGTAGCGGCCggccagcaccagcaccacctTCCCCGGCTTCATGAACTTCCCCATCTCTGCGGACACAGCAGCCGGCAGTCAGagcgcgcccgccgcccccgccccggccgccACTCCCGCGGATGGCGGCGGATCCCGCGCCCGCCCGCACTCACCGAGGCTCCGCTGCGATGGCGCTGGGCCGGAAGGCAAAGGGAAGGCTGCGCCCGGCTTTTACCCGCACAGCCTGCGTCACTTCCGCCGCGCCGCCGGGAGCTGCTGCCGGTGCCGCGTCCGCCTCAGCCACCCCCGTGCGGGCACGGCGGCGCCGGGTCCGCTTCCCCCGTCCTCCCGTGCACAGCGGTGCCGTGTCCGCCTCAGCCACCCCCGTGCGGGCACGGCGGTGCCGGGTCCGCTTCCCCCGTCCTCCCGTGCACAGCGGTGCCGTGTCCGCCTCAGCCACCCCCGCCCCGGCGGTGCCGGTGTCCGCCTCGCCCGCCCCCTCCCCGGTCACGGCAGGCGCGGTGTCATAGCCCCGGTAACGGACAGAGCACACGGGACGGCGGCGGGCTCGGCCCACAGGTAGTACAGCGGTATTTAATATACCCCGCGGGACGCCGGGCTGCGCTGAGCCCCCACAAAGCCCGGAACAAGGAGCTGGGTCCGCTGGACAAAGCGCCCCAGCAGCCCAAGGGACGCAGACTGCAGAGCCGCTGGAAGAGCCCCCGGGCACCTCTGGCCCGGCCCTCCGGTTCTCCTGCCAGGGGAGCCCAAGTCCCTGTGACTGGGCAGCCCCCgcacctgccagctccctcctccaccAGGGATCGTGTGCGTGCAAGGGGTAGAGCAGAGACTGTGAGAAACAACCACcagggagctcagctgcacatcCCACGGGCCTTCCCCCAGCTGCAGGCCCCGTGGCCAGgtctctgccccccagccctgaaCACTGGGCAGGGCAGTTTGGCCCGAGAGCAGCAGGAGTGGGCAGGGcgaggtgctgctgcccagcctgcagccgcTCTGCATCACACAACACACTGCCAACACCACGACACCCTAACATTGCCCTAAAAGCAAATACCAAAGAGACAAACTTGGGTCTTACAAAAGCCAGGCTTCTCGAGCCCAGCAGCTGCCTACCAGTGGGAAAATGGATGAAGGGcaataaaaacacatcaaaacgcGTCTTTGATGTTCTTCAGCTGCCGAACAGCCAGGTCAACCGGGAGGTTGAACTTCAAGCTGCTCAGgcggctgaggagggtgagCGCGCCTTCGAAGCCGGTGCTGGCCATGTAGCTCCAGGGCTGGTAGTGGGACTGAACCAGAGCCCCGGACTTGCAGATGAGGTTGAGCCACGAGACCAGGCGCTGCTCGTTCAGCGCCATGCACACCAGCGCCTTCAGCTCCGAGTCCGCGCTGCGCTTGAAGGGGCCGTGCTCCGTCAGCACCGTGTGGATGGCGGCCAGCAGGCTCTGCTTGGGGGTGGCCACCACTGCTCCTGTCACAGGCAGGGCGAAGGACTGCGACAGCTTGCGAGCCGGGGACTCCACGAAGGCTCGTCCGTTCTTAGCGTTGTAATACTTGACAAAGAGCTCCCAGGGGTGCATGGTCTGCGGCGAGGGAGTGAAGGCGGGAATCAAGCACGCGATGGGGGCCAGCACCAGGCTCATGCCTGGGGAAGAGGAGTAGAGCCCGTGGGCCAGCAGGTCCCGCAGGGCCACCGCCAGCTCCCTGCGCACAGCCAGAGTCAGCTCGTCTCTGCCTCCCAGGGGAACGTCCTGCAGCTCGGAGGAGCAGATAACGTGCTCTGCCTGCTGGTGTTTCAGGGCTAGCTGCCTCACCCGCTCCACCGACAACTCCAGCTTCTCTATCAAGGGGGAGAAGTCCTGGTTGTCTTGGTTGTTCTGCCAGAGGGTGCGAGGGATCTGACCCGTGGCACAGCCAAACTGGCTGACAGCAAAGATCTGCAGCACGGCCAGCACGCGGCGCATGAGCTGCAGGCCCGTTTCTTGCATCCTTCTGGCATCTTCTGGGTTCACTGACCAggttggaaaagagaaaaacataatCTCATTAGGGAGCCAACAACTCTGCTTGTTCATACACACAAAGGGAGTGCAAATATCTGGAAATCCCTTCAGATTAGCATTCTGAGTAGCAGCAGATTCCTCCTGCTACATTATTATATTTCCAGCAGATTCAAGGGATAAGTAGGAAGGTCTCAAACTCTAAAGAACACTGGACCCCTCCCAGCTCGCTGTACCTGCTCACAGAGCTCAGAGCCTGAAGAGCATGAATTAGAGTGTGTTTTGCACCAAGTATCTATCTCTTCCTGACTCCCACTGAGGACTGAGCCCACCCTCCATGCCACATGCTCAGGCTCTGTGACTACTCTGGGGATCCCGTGGAAGGAGGGTAAAGGAACAGGACACAGGCCTTCAGCAGAGAAAGTACCAAAGCACAAAAACAGCTGCCAAGAAAAAGCACACAGTGACTGGTTCATGCTCATCAAAgctccagggaggagctggagctttgctgacagtgccaagcccagcagtgcccacctctgctcccagaaGGCCGGGTGCTGGGTTTGTAGGAGCCTCCACAGTCACAGTGGCCATCTTCTGCCTTGCCAGAGCTTCCAACTTCATCTACAAAAAAGGATTTCACATTTGTGAATTTCAGCTGCATATCCCAAGTTTCAAGGTCAACGTTCCTCAGTCCCCTGTAGACCTCTTTTGTCACTCTATCAGTACTTTTCCTCACCATCAGTTTAGAGAGATTTGTACTTTCATGTGACCCAGAAGCTGTTCCTGCATCTCCCGACATCCGTGACCTTTCTCTTTGTGACTACATCAGGGAATTACAAAGGAATTCAGTCTGCTCATTTAGAAACTCATCACTGACCCTGAATGAAGTTGATGAACATTTCGAGGTCCCTTATCTGGGTCTTCAGCTGTTCCACCAGCTGCTCCTTCACCCTGGCTGGGTTCACAATCTGTGCTATGGCAGCATCCACCCTCTGCCGCAGCTCCTCAGGAGAGAGCTTTGCAAAATCTTCACTCAAGTCCATGTCCAGCTTCTTTATCAACTCATTTATAATCATCTGCAAAACACAAGTGAGCAGTGCAATTTCACCACCTGCCACTGCTGCCCAGGAGCTTCAAGTACTCCTTTCCCAGAGGTTCCCTCAGAAACTGGATACCTTTACTGCACAGAAATAATTGCAAAAGACACATGACAGGTTCACACGTATAGACAAACTCCTGACACTCTATTATAGCTGCTGGTGAGAAATACAGACTGATGAGTGCCTACAGTATGTAAGACACTCAGAAGGGCTAGGAAATACAGCAGGAGCATTTGTGAGCCTTACCCGTTGCCTTTCCATAACCACAGACTGTGGCAGAGAATCATAGCTGCCCTCTTGGTAAGCAAAGGTCTCTAGGTCATCCAGCTGTGTCTTGAGCTGCAGGATCAGCTCTCTCTGCTTCTCCTTCTGGACCTCAATTTGCTCCTGCTTCTCTCGCTCACCCTGAAAAAAAGTTATCAGTAAATAAAATTGAAGGCTTATTGTCATACCCAAGCCACAGACAACAGGATTATGATGTGAGGAGTATCTCCTGCTGCTCATGTACTTCACTAGCCAGCACTGCAAACCAGTCTGAGAGAGAAATGTGAGCACCAAGCAGAGGTACCAGCTACATCACCTCATCTCATAAGAGAGGGGAAGCACCTCTCCAGACCGCCTGCATCCGTGTCCTGTCCCACAAGGCCAGGGATCCAGGAAGAAAGAGGCCAAATAACACGTACATATCACCGACTCTGAGTCAGCCGTGCTGTACCAGGGCGTGGAGCGGTGACACACCGCTCAGGGCTCCAGGGCACATCCCTGCGAGCTGGCTGCGACTCACCAGGAGCCTGTGCGCGTCtggtgctgagctctgtgcaaaCTGAGGGACCGCAGCCGCCGCTAATGGCCTTCAGGCGGGGTGAAGCCCCCACACCGACCCCGGCAAAGGCTCCCTGAGCGCGGCGCGGGCACTCACCGGAGCGGCGCCGAGGCCGTGCGGCAGCGGCGCGGGGCAGCCGCGGAAGGCGAAGTCCTCGAGGTCGCGGAGCAGGCGCTGCTGCTCGGCCGGGCCGGCCCGGGCCACCTGCCGCAGGCGGAACTGCACCTGAGCGAAGTGCGAGGCGAGCGCCAGCAGCGCCCCGTGCAGCCGCCGCCGCTCGGCCCGCAGCCGCGGCAGCGACTCGGGCGACTCtccccccgcggccgccgcctcttcgtcctcctcatcctcatcttcctccGCTGACACGGCGCCCACCGGCGCCCAGCGCTCGCCGGGGCCCAGCGAGCCGCCCTCTCCCTCCATAGCCGCCGCTACCGGCgccgcggcgccgccgccatcttggcgctgcggggcgggagcgggcgGGGCCAGCGCGCCCCCTCGCGGCGGCGGCCCGGGGGCGGTGACCGGGCCGCGGGGACCGGGCCGCGGGTTggctgccccggcccggcccggccgctccccgcgccccgcagccgcgccccccgcccgaAATAGCGCGGGGCGGGGTCGGCACCGCCATGGCGAGGTGAGCGCGACCGGACGGGACGGGCAGCGCACGGAACCCATGCACGGTGCCCGGTAGAGGCACTGCCCGACGGGAGCCTGCGACCTGGAGCAGCGGGGAGcggcgccgggccgggcagaGGGAGCGGACACAGGGCGGCCGGGCACCGCCGACCGCCCGGCCAGGGGCGTGTGGGACGGCAGCGGGGAGAGTCCCGGGGCCGGTGTGCGCTACCCGCGCCCGGCCGGCACCCGCCCGGCTCCCTCTGCCCGTCCCGGGGCTCGGCCCAGGCACAGCCCGTGCCCGGGACCGCTGCCCCGCGCGGgtcctgctgagctctgctgggcacCGGGAAATGCCCGGTGGCGATGCCCGCTGGCGATGCCCGGTGGTGATGGCCGGTGCTCTGCTCTTCCCCAAGGCAACCCGCAAAGACGCTGTGGTACGACCGGCCGCGCTACGTGTACCTGGAGTTCTGCGTGGAGGACAGCACGGACGTGAAGGTGGTCATCGAGGACCACCGGCTGGTGTTCAGGTGAGCTGCCACTGCCCTGCCGGCCCTACTCTGGGGTGGCTCAGAGGAGAGGGAGGGCTCTGGGAGagcacagcctcagctctcTCCTCAGGCCGGTTGTTCCAATGTTTTGGCAGTTGTAAAAATGCCGACGGTGTGGAGTTCTACAACGAGATCAACCTGTACGCCAGAGTCAACTCCAAGGTGAGGTTTCCCGCCAACAAACTGTTCTCTGGCAGGCTGGCAGGCTCAGAGTCGGAGCCAATCTGTGCAGTCTTGAGCAACACTGCTTACCACTGAATACTGCCCATCCTGAGAGTGCCAATGGAGTGAGCCTGAgaaccccagccctggggctaaTACTCATAGAAACAACCTGGCTCTGTGcttctgggacagcctgcacagggctgagcgTTAaccctgtgcagagaggagcctGGCAGACACTGAGGCAGCCCTGATGTCTTGGCAGGACTCGCGGGAGAAGCGCTCTGACCGCTCCATCACGTGCTTTATGAGGAAGTGGAAGGAGAAAGTGGCCTGGCCGCGCATCACCAAGGAGAACATCAAGGTGTGTGTGGAGCCTGCTGCCTCAGTGCATGTGCTGTCCCCACTCTGCACCTCATGGCTCCTGGGATCCAACCAGCCCCCAGGACAGACACAGAGGTTTCCAGAGGAGATCCCAAGACAGAGTTCCTAAAAAGCCCTACCTGATAATCACCACTAGCCCACAAACTTCTGCCCTCCAGGAGGGATGTGGCACCCTTTTCCTTGACACACTCAGGATCATGACCAGTGCCTGCAGGCAAAGGGACAttgctgcttcctgcccctgcccagtctgacAAAGCGCCTTgcctgtgcaggagctgcccctgggctgcaggtccctgtggtgctgctccccctgctcaAGGGATGctctctgtgcccacagccagcctggctctCCGTGGACTTTGACAACTGGAGAGATTGGGAAGGGGATGAGGAAGTGGAGAGGGCCATGGTGGAACAGTACGCAGAGGTGAGCTGGGCCACCGGCCTCAGGATCGTGGGCACATCGTATGGGTGTGTGGGATGGGGGGACGCCAGGCATTCGGGGATCCAGACGTTTGTTTCCCATCCAGATGCTGGAGAAGGTGACAGAAAAAGGCCCCCCGCCAGCCATGGATGACCTGGATGTAAGTACCACCTgccagctgcttccctgccGAGCACAACCCAGCCTCAGCCTTCCGCCGgctccggggcaccggcagcACCTCGGGCAGCCTGTCCTGGAGCCAGCTCCCCGGGACAACCGGCTGGTGCCACCCGCTGCCACCGGGGCTGGCCCGGTCTCGGCCCCGTCCCTGGCACCTCGCTCCTCCCTCCCGCAGGATGACTGACGCCCTGGGGACGCCGCGGCCGCAGGAGGCCAGCCGGTGCACCGGTGGCACGCACCGGGGAGCAGCGCGGGCAGCCTTCCCCGGGGCAGCGGAGCCGCCTCAGCTCGTGCGTCGCCGCGGGCAGCGCTCCCGACCCTGGGCGGCGGACGCGGTCCGGTCTCCCGTAGCCGGTCACCCTGGCGGGGCACGGGGCAATAAACGTGAACTGCCGCAGCCGTGTGCCGTGCGCTCGGGCCGCCGCCGCACCGGGAGCCGCTCAGCCGCACCGGCCCCGGCAGCGCGCGCCGCCGGCGGGAGCGCGCCCGCGCGTCACCGGGCAGGCCCCGCCCGCTCGCGCCGCGCCGGTCCCGGTCCCCGTCCCGGTccctccgccgccgcccccgccgccagTCCCCGCTCGCTTGTGCCGAACGGTCGCGATGGTGTTCCGGTGCCAGCGGGACAGCTGGGCCCGGCAGGTAGCgtcgggccggggccggggcgcggggCAGGCCCGGGCGGGCCCTCACGGCGCCGCCGTCTCTGTCTCAGTTCACCACCAGGGTGGTGTCGTGCCGGGCGGCCGAGCTGCGGCCCGAGGGCGGCGGGGAGCCGGTGCGCGGGTTCCAGGTGGTGCTGGAGGACACCATCCTCTTCCCCGAGGGCGGCGGGCAGGtacgggccgggccgggccgggccgggcggggcgggggtcgGGCCGCGGCCGGCGGCGCTGATGTCCCGTGTCCGCAGCCGGATGACCGCGGCCTCATCGGGGACGTGCCGGTGCTGCGCGTGACGCGGCGGGGCACCGAGGCCGTGCATTTCGTGCCGGCCGCGCTGGAACCGGGCGCGGAAGTGCTGCTGTCGCTGGACTGGGAGCGCCGCTTCGACCACATGCAGCAGCATTCAGGTCCGTGCCGGTACCGGGGAGCCCACGGGAACACCCCGCGGGGCGTGCCGGTGGGGCGGGGGGCGGTCAGCGCCCACCGAGTGCCCACCCTggtgagggcagggagaaaCCCGGCAGCTCTGTGTGCGCAGTCTGCTCCCGGGGCTActgagggcagcagctgctcctctgcgaGCACTCCTTGGCTTGTAAACAAACGCACCAAACACAGGTTTGGAAGAGAAAGTTCAGCCTGCTTTGCAGCCCCAGCGtgtgctgcagtgccaggaacCAAGGCTCGcgcagccagagctgtctccTTGCTGCTCCTGAGCACTGGCAGGAGCCCCTCAGCACCCAGCACTCGCCTGTCATGGAGAATGTCAACTGGAAAGACACAGCCTGACTGAAAATAGCAGTGGCACTCAGAGCTAGTGCTTGCACATCTCTTCCAGGACAGCATCTCATCAGTGCCGTTGCAGAACAGATGTTTGGATTCAAGACGACTTCATGGTGAGCAGGATAAAGGTTCCTTTTGACCCGTTTGGTATGTGCCACCATGCCACCTGCACACAGCCTGAGCCCTGAAACACCAAAAGCAATTTGGATGTTTCACTTGAGCTCAGATGTTGCAGGAGAGGTGACTGACCTGGAGAGAAGTTGTATAAAGTGTCTCGTCCTCCTTAAGTGTTTGGTTTCCACctggtgctttgaacgtgacagggagaggaggaagtCTGGTTTCAGGCACCACATTGCCAGCAGTGGGATGGTGGTGCTGCACAAAGGGATGTCCCAGCTGGtctcagctacagcagcagatGTTCTTCCTtggtgcagggagctgggccGTCAGCGCAGTGTCATTGAGCTGGACACCCCCTTGGTGACAGCAGAGCAGGTggaggccctggagaagagcgtgAACGAGAAAATCCGGGACAGGGTCCCTGTAACAGTGAGGGAACTGGCTGCAGATGACCCTGAAGTTGAAACAGTGAGTGGTGGGAGGGAACTGATGGTTAACATGGGGCTGGAATACCTGAGCACAGATGTCAGCTGCTTTGTCACTCTCctgtggcaggtgaggagcCGGGGGCTGCCCGATGACCACGCAGGGCCCGTGCGCGTGGTGGACATCAAAGGCATCGACTCCAACCTGTGCTGTGGGACTCACGTCTCCAACCTGAGCGACCTCCAggtgggctgctgcagctgggctgcctCTGGGAGCCACTCTTCACATGAAGCACAGGCAGAGTCCCTGGGATCCACAGGCTGCTCCAGACTGTGCTGATGGGGAAGGgggtgcagcagcccaggctgagggagccccaggagggtcaCACACAGGCTGGGTGCCACAGGtgcttttgtttccttgttGTAGAGCTCAGCCCTGTATGCAGCAGTGACACTGCCAGGGGTGCTGGCCATGTTCCCTCTGTTTAAAGCTCTGGTATTTTTGAGTGCTCATCATGGATGAGAAATCTGTGCAGGGAAATGGTGATAAAATCCTAGAACTGCCTTTAAGTATTTGTACTTTCTCAGTCATTGGTTGGAGTCTGTTTCCCAGCAGATACATCCAGATGCCTTGTAGAGTACATCCCATGGCTAGAAGGTTGCATAAATTCCATTGTAC is a window of Passer domesticus isolate bPasDom1 chromosome 27, bPasDom1.hap1, whole genome shotgun sequence DNA encoding:
- the PTGES3L gene encoding putative protein PTGES3L, with the translated sequence MARQPAKTLWYDRPRYVYLEFCVEDSTDVKVVIEDHRLVFSCKNADGVEFYNEINLYARVNSKDSREKRSDRSITCFMRKWKEKVAWPRITKENIKPAWLSVDFDNWRDWEGDEEVERAMVEQYAEMLEKVTEKGPPPAMDDLDDD
- the IFI35 gene encoding interferon-induced 35 kDa protein, which produces MDSEEESFVRLRDDSLKSPEQLRQEIERCKELYSVLEKDCTKLQMAKEAAQQRTQELKKEGEIHKILEQQLPLNGDEEKAHQISAIKEENNKLRQEKEVLKNKLEELKKKVLWNDPVMILSALPEKKMIFKGLTANKEDMNKLMLTPLIHCPLPGGSALITFEEAEVAQRIIEMREHTVELSCGELEELDQCRVRVQAVPMDILLPSALEIRLSQSSRSILVSDLPSLDISKEALLDKLELFFSKTKNGGSEVESREFLEDSHQVVLTFTQDGVAEPLIERGHTQVPIGKGKYKIKISPCMSGDIFNLQLQPSRCPRTVLLLGIPDVLSVESMRDALEIHFQKASRGGGEVDALAYVPAGRTGMAVFVEDTG
- the RPL27 gene encoding large ribosomal subunit protein eL27, with translation MGKFMKPGKVVLVLAGRYSGRKAVIVKNIDDGTSDRPYSHALVAGIDRYPRKVTAAMGKKKIAKRSKIKSFVKVYNYNHLMPTRYSVDIPLDKTVVNKDVFRDPALKRKARREAKVKFEERYKTGKNKWFFQKLRF
- the AARSD1 gene encoding alanyl-tRNA editing protein Aarsd1 translates to MVFRCQRDSWARQFTTRVVSCRAAELRPEGGGEPVRGFQVVLEDTILFPEGGGQPDDRGLIGDVPVLRVTRRGTEAVHFVPAALEPGAEVLLSLDWERRFDHMQQHSGQHLISAVAEQMFGFKTTSWELGRQRSVIELDTPLVTAEQVEALEKSVNEKIRDRVPVTVRELAADDPEVETVRSRGLPDDHAGPVRVVDIKGIDSNLCCGTHVSNLSDLQVIKLLGVEKGKKNKTNLVFLVGNRVLKSIEQSHSTEKALTSLLKNGPGEHVEAVKRLQSSVKLLQKNNLNLLRDIAVLIARDFKSKPAPKQLFVLHRKEGDSEFMNIIANEIGTEETLLFLTVGDEKEAGLFLLAGPVEAVENLGPRVAELLGGKGAGKRGRFQGKAAKMSRRGEVQALLQEFVSHQNPGA
- the RUNDC1 gene encoding RUN domain-containing protein 1, with translation MEGEGGSLGPGERWAPVGAVSAEEDEDEEDEEAAAAGGESPESLPRLRAERRRLHGALLALASHFAQVQFRLRQVARAGPAEQQRLLRDLEDFAFRGCPAPLPHGLGAAPGEREKQEQIEVQKEKQRELILQLKTQLDDLETFAYQEGSYDSLPQSVVMERQRMIINELIKKLDMDLSEDFAKLSPEELRQRVDAAIAQIVNPARVKEQLVEQLKTQIRDLEMFINFIQDEVGSSGKAEDGHCDCGGSYKPSTRPSGSRVNPEDARRMQETGLQLMRRVLAVLQIFAVSQFGCATGQIPRTLWQNNQDNQDFSPLIEKLELSVERVRQLALKHQQAEHVICSSELQDVPLGGRDELTLAVRRELAVALRDLLAHGLYSSSPGMSLVLAPIACLIPAFTPSPQTMHPWELFVKYYNAKNGRAFVESPARKLSQSFALPVTGAVVATPKQSLLAAIHTVLTEHGPFKRSADSELKALVCMALNEQRLVSWLNLICKSGALVQSHYQPWSYMASTGFEGALTLLSRLSSLKFNLPVDLAVRQLKNIKDAF